GAAGCAGCGCGGCGCCGAGATGTCCTCCAGGTTGATGCCGGCGAAGCCGGGCGCGATGGCCTTCACGATCGCGACGATCTCGTCGGCGTCCTGGGTGTCCAGGCAGATCGGCCACGCGTCGATGCCCGCGAAGCGCTTGAACAGGGCGGCCTTGCCCTCCATGACCGGCAGCGCCGCCTGCGGGCCGATGTTGCCCAGGCCCAGTACCGCGGAGCCGTCGGTGACCACGGCGACGCTGTTGCGCTTGATGGTGAGGCGGCGGGCGTCCTCGGGGTTCTCGGCGATCGCCATGCAGACCCGGGCGACACCCGGGGTGTAGATCATCGACAGGTCGTCGCGGTTGCGGATCGGCAGCTTCGAGGACATCTCGATCTTGCCGCCGAGGTGCATCAGGAAGGTGCGGTCGGAGACCTTGCCGATGCTCACGCCGTCGATCGTCCGGAGCTTGTCGACGATCTCCTCGCCGTGCGCGACCGAGGACGCGGCGACGGTCACGTCGATGCGCAGCGACTCGAGTCCGGAGGCCGTCACGTCGAGGCCGGTGACCGATCCGCCGGAGGACTCCACGGCCGTGGTGATCGCGCTGACGGCGTTGCCCCGGGCGGGGACCTCCAGCCGCACCGTGATCGAGTTGGAGACACTGGGCACCGTCGCCATCGACGTCCTTCTTCCGTCCGCTGCTTGAGGGATCTCCGGGCCGCACTTCAACAGTTTGTTGATTGGCGCGCCCTGCGCATGCTAGACCTCGATCGTCGCACCTACCAGCGCCCGGCCAGAAATAAAGTTCATTGAGTGTGCAGAACCCACAAAAGGGACTCCGGCCGCCTGTGTCGTCCTCCGGAAAACTGCCTGCGCCCCCTTGGCTCCCGGTCGGGATGCGTTACATTGGACGGGACGTCGGCCCGATCCAAGCCCCCGGGCCCAACCTTCGTCGCTTCGAGCGACCACTTGCCGCGAGGCGAGCATGGCGGGTCGGCGTCGTCAGCCCGAGAAGGCCCCCACCGGCAGGTGGGGGCCTTCGTCGTCTCCGTCGCCGGCCTCAGCCGTGCAGCAGGGCGGGCACACCCGCGGCGTCCGGCAGGTCGTCCGGGCCCGAGAGCACGGTCAGCCGCTGGGTGGCGCGGGTCAGGGCCACGTACAGCACCCGCAGGCCCGCCTCGGACTCCCCGGCGATGCCGGTGGGGTCGGCGACCACCGTGGCGTCGTACTCCAGGCCCTTGGCCTCCAGGCTGCCGAGCGCCACCACGCGCTCGCCCAGGCCCTGGGCCCAGCCCGCGGCCTCCGCCCGGCGGTCCATCGGCACGACCACCGCGACGGTGCCGTCCACCTCCCCGAGGAGGTGCTCCAGCTCCGCCCGGGCGGCCCGGCCGAACGCCTCCGCGCCGCCCTCCCGGACGGCCGCGAACCGCGGCACCACGCCGGTCGAGCGCACCGCGCTCGGCGACGGCGTGCCCGGCGCCGCGATCGCCAGCACCTTCGCCGCCACCTCGGCGATCTCGGCCGGGTTCCGGTAGTTCACGGTCAGCGTGTAGCGGCGCCGCGGCTTGCCGGACAGCACCTCGTCCAGCGCGGCCTGCGCCTCGGCCGGGAACGGCCACGAGGACTGCGCCGGATCGCCGACGATCGTCCAGGTCGCCATCCGGGCCCGCCGGCCGATCATCCGCCACTGCATCGGGGTGAGGTCCTGCGCCTCGTCCACGATCACGTGCGCGTACTCGGTGCGCTCCACCGGCTCGCGCTCGCGCTGCCGGGACATCCGGTCGGCGTAGGTCGTGACCTCGTCCAGGCCGGACAGCAGGTCGACGGCGTCCACCTCGCGCGCCTTCGGCCGGGCCGGCAGGCCGAGCAGCACCTGCAGCTCGTCCGCGAGCGCCACGTCGTGCGCCGACAGGCCGCCCTCGCCGCGCTCGTCCAGGTGCCGCCAGGACGCGGCGAGCAGCCGCGCCTCCTCCGGGGTGACCGCCCGGCGGGCGATCCGGTTGATGTACCGCGGGTGCCGCAGCGTGGCCAGCACCCGCCGCGGGGTCAGCGGGACCCACCAGGCGTCCAGGAAGTCCAGGAAGGCCGCCTCGTCCGAGACGTACTCGTCGAAGGCCTCCCGCTCGTCCTGGCGCTGCTCGCGCTCGAAGTGGTTGGCCGGCTTGGGCAGGTGCCGGGTGGCCTCCTGCCACAGGGCGTCCAGCAGCAGCCTGCGGGCCCGCGGGCGCAGCAGGTTGAGCGGGGTTCCGCCGCCGCCGATCACGGCCGCCCGGACGGCCTTCACCCGGCCGGCGTCCAGCCGCAGGGCCTCACCGCGGGCGAAGACCTTCAGCTCGGTCGGGGCGTCGAGCTCCAGTGCGGCCCGGGCGGCCCGCCGCAGCAGGTGGACCATCCTGGCCGAGCCCTTGACCCGGGCCGTCTCCGGCGTGTCGTAGCGGGCCGCCTCGATGCCGTCGACCAGGCTGCCGACCGCCCGGATCGCCACCTGGCCCTCCTCGCCCAGCGAGGGCAGCACGCCCTCGGTGTACGAGACCAGCAGCGGGGTGGGGCTGACCACCAGGATGCCGCCCGCGTAGCGGCGGCGGTCCTGGTAGAGCAGGAACGCCGCACGGTGCAGGGCGACGGCGGTCTTGCCGGTGCCGGGGCCGCCGGTGACCAGCGTGGCGCCCGCGGCGGGTGCCCGGATGACCTCGTCCTGCTCCTTCTGGATGGAGGAGACGATGTCGCGCATCGAGTGGCTGCGGGCCCGGCCGAGCGAGGCCATCAGGGCCCCGTCGCCGACCACGGGCAGCTCCCGGCCGTCCAGGGTGGGGGTCAGGTCGGGACGCAGCAGGTCGTCCTCGACGCCGATGACCCGGCGGCCGCGGGAGCGGATCACCCGGCGCCGGATCACCCGGCCGGGCTCCAGCGGCGTGGAACGGTAGAACGGCGCCGCGGCCGGCGCCCGCCAGTCGATGACCAGCGGGCCGTACTCGGCGTCGAGCACGCCGAGCCGGCCGATGTGCAGGGTCTCGGCGACGGCCGGGTCGGCCGCGTCCAGCGGGGTCTGCGACGGGATGCCGTGCTCCTCCGGGGCATCCGCCTGCTGGAGGTCGATCCGGCCGAACAGGAAGTCCTCGAACTCGCTGTTGAGCCGGTGCAGGTGCGCACCGGCCCGGTAGACCTGGGCGTCCCGCTCGGCGAGCGCGCCGGGAGTGCCGACCTGCACGCGCTTCGCGGCGTCCTCGAGGATGTACTCGGCCTCGGCGAGCTTCTCCCCCAGACGCCGGTACACGGTGTCGAGGTGGCGTTGCTCCTCGGCGATCTCGCGATCGCGGACGGAGTCGGTGGTCTCTGGTGTGGTGTGCATGGGCCTCGGTGGGTACGGCGCGGGGAACCGGCGGACGGAAGATCCTACTCCCTGAGCCGGCCCTCCGGGCGGCGGGCCGACCCGCCGCCGCTGCCGCGCCGCCCGCGACCCCCGCGACGACCGCCGGATCAGGCGCCGTCGCCGTACTTCTCCCCGGGTCGGCCACCGGGTCCACCGACAGGCGGTAGCCGCGCTTGACCACGGTGGCGATCAGCCGGGGGTGCCGAGCGAGGCGCGCAGCCGGGCCATCGCGGTCTCGACGGCGTGCTCGTCGTCGCCGCTGCCGGGCAGGGCGCGCAGCAGCTCGGCCCGGGGCACCACCCAGCCGGGACGGCGGGCGAGGCTGCGCAGCAGGGCCATCCCGGCGGGTGGGACGGGCCGCAGGTCGCCGTCGACCAGGGCCGCCTGGCCGCGCAGTTCCAGGGTGTGGCCGGCCACGGCGAGGCGGCGGGCGCGTTCGGGCAGCTGGGCGGTGAGGATCTGCACCATCGCGCCGAGCCGCATCCGCTCGGGCCAGACGGTGGCCACGTCGAGCTCCTCCAGCGGGGCGGCGGTGACCGGCCCGACGCAGACCGGCAGGACGTCCCGG
The Kitasatospora paranensis genome window above contains:
- a CDS encoding HelD family protein, producing MHTTPETTDSVRDREIAEEQRHLDTVYRRLGEKLAEAEYILEDAAKRVQVGTPGALAERDAQVYRAGAHLHRLNSEFEDFLFGRIDLQQADAPEEHGIPSQTPLDAADPAVAETLHIGRLGVLDAEYGPLVIDWRAPAAAPFYRSTPLEPGRVIRRRVIRSRGRRVIGVEDDLLRPDLTPTLDGRELPVVGDGALMASLGRARSHSMRDIVSSIQKEQDEVIRAPAAGATLVTGGPGTGKTAVALHRAAFLLYQDRRRYAGGILVVSPTPLLVSYTEGVLPSLGEEGQVAIRAVGSLVDGIEAARYDTPETARVKGSARMVHLLRRAARAALELDAPTELKVFARGEALRLDAGRVKAVRAAVIGGGGTPLNLLRPRARRLLLDALWQEATRHLPKPANHFEREQRQDEREAFDEYVSDEAAFLDFLDAWWVPLTPRRVLATLRHPRYINRIARRAVTPEEARLLAASWRHLDERGEGGLSAHDVALADELQVLLGLPARPKAREVDAVDLLSGLDEVTTYADRMSRQREREPVERTEYAHVIVDEAQDLTPMQWRMIGRRARMATWTIVGDPAQSSWPFPAEAQAALDEVLSGKPRRRYTLTVNYRNPAEIAEVAAKVLAIAAPGTPSPSAVRSTGVVPRFAAVREGGAEAFGRAARAELEHLLGEVDGTVAVVVPMDRRAEAAGWAQGLGERVVALGSLEAKGLEYDATVVADPTGIAGESEAGLRVLYVALTRATQRLTVLSGPDDLPDAAGVPALLHG